From Lysinibacillus sp. SGAir0095, the proteins below share one genomic window:
- the hisD gene encoding histidinol dehydrogenase, translated as MVKVIKAGKSKEEVSKNDLEVTQIVANAIKDIENRGDGAVREYSEKFDKWSPESFRLTNDQIREIVAKVPEETIEDIKFAQKNIREFAEAQLASLHDVEVENIPGVILGHKNIPVSSVGCYIPGGRYPMVASAHMSVLTAKVAGVKRVIACTPPINGEVPNATIAAMYLAGADEIYLLGGIQAMAAMAIGTETIESVDMIVGPGNAFVAEAKRQLFGRVGIDLFAGPTETLVVADETADAEMIATDLLGQGEHGPTSPGALITTSEKLAQETIEEIERQLQILPTADVARVSWEDYGQILIVDSLEEAVVEADKLAFEHVEILTENPDYFLENMTNYGCLFLGPETNVAYGDKVIGTNHTLPTKGAARYTGGLWVGKFIKTVTYQKVTEEASAYIGEYAARLCQLENFAGHAEQALLRVRRYGNKE; from the coding sequence ATGGTAAAGGTCATTAAAGCCGGTAAGTCAAAAGAGGAAGTTTCAAAGAATGATTTAGAAGTAACACAAATCGTAGCGAACGCTATTAAAGATATCGAAAATCGCGGAGACGGGGCAGTACGTGAGTATTCGGAGAAATTTGATAAATGGTCTCCAGAATCTTTCCGTTTAACTAATGATCAAATTCGTGAAATTGTAGCAAAAGTTCCGGAAGAAACAATTGAAGATATTAAGTTTGCTCAGAAAAATATACGTGAATTTGCTGAAGCTCAATTAGCATCACTTCATGATGTAGAAGTTGAAAATATTCCTGGTGTTATTTTAGGTCATAAAAATATCCCTGTAAGTAGTGTAGGTTGCTATATTCCTGGAGGACGTTATCCAATGGTTGCGTCTGCACATATGAGTGTTCTAACTGCAAAGGTTGCCGGTGTTAAACGCGTTATTGCTTGTACACCACCTATTAACGGTGAAGTACCAAACGCTACAATTGCAGCTATGTATCTAGCAGGAGCTGATGAAATCTATTTACTAGGTGGAATTCAAGCGATGGCAGCGATGGCGATTGGTACGGAAACAATTGAGTCTGTTGATATGATAGTAGGGCCGGGGAATGCTTTTGTTGCTGAAGCAAAACGCCAATTATTTGGCCGTGTTGGAATTGATTTATTTGCAGGTCCAACTGAAACATTAGTCGTTGCGGATGAAACAGCTGATGCAGAGATGATTGCAACAGATCTTCTTGGTCAAGGAGAGCATGGTCCAACTTCACCAGGTGCATTAATTACGACATCGGAAAAATTAGCACAAGAAACTATCGAGGAAATCGAAAGACAGCTTCAGATATTGCCAACAGCTGATGTTGCACGTGTATCTTGGGAAGACTATGGTCAAATTTTAATAGTTGATAGTTTAGAAGAAGCGGTAGTAGAAGCAGATAAATTAGCGTTCGAACACGTGGAAATTTTAACGGAAAACCCTGATTATTTCTTGGAAAATATGACGAATTATGGGTGTCTATTCTTAGGGCCAGAAACAAACGTAGCTTATGGTGATAAAGTTATCGGTACAAACCATACGCTCCCAACAAAAGGTGCGGCACGTTATACTGGCGGTCTTTGGGTTGGAAAATTCATCAAAACAGTAACCTATCAGAAAGTAACAGAAGAAGCTTCTGCTTACATCGGAGAATATGCGGCACGTTTATGTCAGCTAGAGAACTTTGCAGGACATGCAGAGCAAGCCTTATTGCGTGTCCGTAGATATGGAAATAAAGAATAG
- a CDS encoding ParM/StbA family protein, with protein sequence MISSRTAAVDVGNDSIKAIFGEVEYELNIPNIVARDTEDRPVIGIEELDTKNPLEGIHIKVHSPALKENNAIYRVGNLATKSSNATELDPGSAKSEEDQTLIMLFATLALDAVNEKNTSNFPRTKNVIDANYTLGTGLPLREVKEGKDAGYRSKLVGSVHQVEFLVTPKYQGLKVNIKFNEVKIYPEGFAAYINLVMDNQLKIINKDLIDKRIIIQDIGGLSTDIAVIKNRNVDDDKAQGFNLGVSESLEAIREEIRSRHGIELDSRRDVVEIITRKNDRNHIMVKGSRTSVHDITDRILLELAKKQYRLLRNVWQKNSQTEICYFVGGGANVLKEYIKTLNNNLDGYNIDFFEDEKESIWMMANAYYKLINDFIRKSEKHKQSQEPVKN encoded by the coding sequence ATGATTAGCTCTCGAACTGCAGCTGTAGATGTTGGTAATGACTCCATTAAGGCAATTTTTGGTGAAGTAGAGTACGAATTAAATATTCCTAATATTGTTGCAAGGGATACAGAAGATCGTCCGGTTATTGGAATAGAAGAACTAGATACTAAAAATCCGCTAGAAGGAATTCATATCAAGGTGCACTCCCCTGCATTAAAAGAAAATAATGCCATCTATCGAGTAGGTAATTTGGCAACAAAGAGCAGCAATGCCACTGAATTAGATCCAGGCAGTGCTAAATCGGAGGAAGATCAAACATTGATCATGCTTTTTGCTACGCTGGCGCTAGATGCTGTTAACGAAAAAAATACGAGTAATTTCCCACGAACAAAAAATGTAATCGATGCAAATTACACATTAGGCACTGGACTTCCTCTACGCGAAGTGAAGGAAGGAAAGGATGCTGGCTACCGCTCAAAATTGGTAGGCTCCGTCCATCAGGTGGAGTTTCTGGTTACACCGAAATACCAGGGATTGAAAGTGAATATTAAATTCAATGAAGTGAAGATTTATCCGGAAGGCTTTGCAGCTTATATAAATCTTGTAATGGATAATCAACTTAAAATTATTAATAAAGACTTAATTGACAAACGAATTATTATTCAGGATATAGGTGGCCTATCGACAGATATAGCGGTCATTAAGAATCGAAATGTAGATGACGATAAGGCTCAAGGATTCAACCTTGGCGTATCGGAATCATTGGAAGCCATAAGAGAAGAAATTAGGTCGAGACACGGCATTGAATTAGACAGCCGTCGTGATGTGGTTGAAATTATCACAAGAAAAAATGATCGTAATCACATTATGGTAAAAGGAAGTCGGACAAGTGTTCATGATATTACAGATCGCATCTTACTGGAACTAGCTAAAAAACAGTATCGCTTATTACGAAATGTATGGCAGAAAAATTCGCAAACAGAAATCTGCTATTTCGTTGGCGGTGGAGCAAATGTTTTAAAGGAATACATTAAGACGTTAAATAATAATCTAGATGGTTATAATATCGATTTCTTTGAAGATGAAAAAGAGAGCATTTGGATGATGGCCAATGCGTATTATAAACTCATTAATGATTTTATCAGAAAGTCAGAAAAGCATAAGCAATCCCAAGAACCTGTGAAAAATTAG
- a CDS encoding LacI family DNA-binding transcriptional regulator, whose amino-acid sequence MSNGINARDVAKLAGVSQSSVSRVFFGGATVSEKTRKKVLAAAEELGYVPNEFARSLITNKTRLIGLVMKGVHNPFYPQVLKEFTTHFKELGYSILFVHTNHDEIQKEDIEMLLHYNVAGVIITDATLSLKVIAEFKNNKIPVVLFNRKVEEQNFFSVGTDNLVASRQIAEYLIKKGCQDMVYISGVRNTSTSIEREKGFSEILIKYNVPYQVYHSDYSYDGGYKTAKMIVQNGDVPGAFFVANDIMALGVLDALREQSIEVPSETKVIGFDNIEMAAWPIYNLTTWEQPISQMAEETVKYIISEIEEYTDRIGNIEINGELIERKTT is encoded by the coding sequence ATGAGTAATGGAATTAATGCTAGGGATGTAGCTAAACTTGCAGGAGTATCACAATCTTCTGTCTCGAGAGTATTTTTTGGAGGGGCTACCGTTTCGGAGAAAACACGGAAGAAGGTGCTAGCTGCTGCTGAGGAATTAGGTTATGTTCCGAATGAGTTTGCTCGCAGTTTAATTACGAATAAAACGAGATTGATTGGGCTTGTGATGAAGGGAGTTCATAACCCGTTCTATCCACAGGTATTAAAAGAATTCACGACGCATTTTAAAGAGCTCGGTTATAGTATTTTGTTTGTCCATACAAACCACGATGAAATACAAAAAGAGGATATCGAAATGCTGTTACACTACAATGTGGCAGGTGTTATTATTACGGACGCTACACTTTCATTGAAGGTTATAGCGGAGTTCAAAAATAATAAAATACCAGTGGTATTATTTAACCGAAAAGTGGAAGAACAAAACTTCTTTTCAGTAGGTACAGACAACTTGGTAGCGAGCCGTCAAATTGCCGAGTATTTAATAAAAAAAGGTTGCCAGGACATGGTCTATATTTCAGGGGTAAGAAACACGTCTACAAGTATTGAACGTGAAAAAGGTTTTTCAGAAATATTAATAAAATACAATGTGCCGTACCAAGTCTATCATTCCGATTATTCTTATGATGGTGGTTATAAAACAGCAAAGATGATTGTCCAAAATGGAGATGTTCCTGGCGCTTTCTTCGTGGCAAACGATATTATGGCATTAGGCGTTTTAGATGCCCTTCGTGAGCAATCAATTGAGGTTCCATCAGAAACGAAGGTGATTGGATTTGATAATATCGAAATGGCGGCTTGGCCAATTTATAATTTAACAACTTGGGAGCAACCAATTTCTCAAATGGCGGAAGAAACTGTGAAATACATCATTTCCGAAATTGAAGAATACACAGATAGAATCGGGAATATAGAGATAAATGGAGAACTAATCGAGAGAAAAACAACATAA
- a CDS encoding GntP family permease: MLGFIGLFGGLALLIYLSMKGMNLLIAAPLSALFVTILNGLPLFPQLAEEGAANFLTNYMTGFSGFIASWYLMFLTGAIFGKVMEDSGAADSISKWIVSKIGMKRAALAVIIACAVLTYGGVSLFVVAFSVYPMALSLFKEANLPRRFIPAALAFGSTTFTMTSAGSPEIQNWIPIEFLGTNAYAGWQVSLIVAVFMMIFGYWWLTKVIQRAVNKGETFIERESDHHEVREALPNPLLSLIPLIVVLVISFIFHDSLKQSALIIALTSGSIATYLINRKYFTNVGKAITDGTIGAIIAIANTSAVVGFGGVVKATSAFEQSVAFMTDIPGSPLIGGALAVAVIAGLTGSSSGGQAIALPLLAPHYLDLGVNPDALHRVVAISSGSLDSLPSGGYVVTTIRSIAGETHKDAYPMFGALTVVVPAIGTILAVILFSIGL, translated from the coding sequence GTGTTGGGGTTTATTGGGTTATTTGGTGGATTAGCATTACTGATCTATCTATCCATGAAGGGGATGAACTTACTAATTGCAGCTCCGCTTTCGGCGTTGTTTGTAACAATTTTAAATGGTTTACCATTGTTTCCGCAGCTTGCTGAAGAAGGTGCGGCAAACTTTTTAACGAACTATATGACCGGGTTTTCGGGCTTTATTGCCTCATGGTATTTAATGTTCTTGACTGGTGCTATCTTTGGAAAAGTTATGGAAGATAGTGGTGCAGCTGATAGTATATCAAAATGGATAGTTTCAAAAATTGGGATGAAACGTGCGGCGTTAGCAGTTATTATTGCCTGTGCTGTACTTACCTACGGTGGAGTAAGCTTGTTCGTAGTGGCATTTTCAGTATATCCAATGGCACTTAGCTTATTTAAGGAGGCGAACTTGCCGAGAAGGTTTATTCCAGCGGCACTTGCCTTTGGTTCAACTACTTTTACAATGACTTCAGCAGGGTCACCTGAAATTCAAAACTGGATTCCAATTGAATTTTTAGGAACGAACGCTTATGCAGGTTGGCAGGTTAGTTTAATTGTGGCTGTATTTATGATGATCTTTGGCTATTGGTGGTTAACGAAAGTCATACAAAGAGCTGTTAATAAAGGTGAAACATTTATTGAAAGAGAATCAGATCATCATGAGGTTAGAGAAGCATTACCAAATCCATTGCTTAGTTTAATTCCTTTAATTGTGGTCTTGGTAATTTCATTTATCTTCCATGATTCTTTGAAGCAGTCCGCATTGATTATTGCATTAACAAGTGGAAGTATTGCAACGTATTTAATTAATCGAAAGTACTTTACAAATGTTGGAAAAGCGATTACGGATGGTACAATTGGTGCGATTATTGCGATTGCCAACACATCTGCAGTAGTAGGATTCGGCGGAGTAGTAAAAGCTACATCAGCATTTGAACAATCCGTTGCTTTTATGACGGATATTCCCGGCAGTCCTCTAATTGGAGGGGCACTGGCCGTAGCGGTTATAGCCGGCTTAACCGGTTCATCTTCAGGAGGGCAGGCGATTGCCTTACCATTACTAGCACCGCACTATCTAGATTTAGGTGTTAACCCTGATGCCTTACACCGAGTTGTTGCCATATCCTCTGGTTCCCTTGATTCACTTCCATCAGGAGGGTATGTAGTGACAACCATCCGATCTATTGCAGGAGAAACCCACAAGGATGCCTATCCAATGTTTGGTGCATTAACCGTGGTTGTTCCAGCAATCGGAACAATTCTAGCCGTTATCTTGTTTTCAATCGGATTATAG
- a CDS encoding acyltransferase has protein sequence MKEQHKEQIVYIDFLRIFAAFAVVLLHTSAPLLVKITESNTEHFIQGNIINSATRWSVPIFFMISGALLLNSKREFDLNFFLKKRFSKILIPFLFFSIFYFLVSSQTVDIRHFIVGLANNGIATHLWFFYALIAVYLFAPILIIFVKHSNEKINIYILIVWFTLCSIVPFINSMIPILNINNFGVFGTYLGYFLLGYVLFNRSFKKTERLIIYFMGIVGYLMTFIVTHFYSLKAGSFYSILYEYYSPNVLFMSIAIFVFFKYAFNFKMKRTKLLTKISALTFGVYLMHPFFLQYFRESSYLNFLYKDHLIVTTPFIAILVFSLCVIVAFIISLIPVLKKVV, from the coding sequence ATGAAAGAACAGCATAAAGAGCAAATCGTTTATATTGATTTTTTGAGGATATTTGCTGCTTTTGCAGTTGTCCTTTTGCATACATCTGCACCGTTATTAGTAAAAATAACTGAAAGCAACACAGAGCATTTCATTCAAGGGAATATCATAAATAGTGCGACTCGATGGAGTGTACCTATATTCTTCATGATTAGTGGTGCACTATTACTAAATTCGAAAAGAGAGTTCGATTTAAATTTTTTCCTTAAAAAAAGATTTAGCAAAATTTTGATACCATTTTTATTTTTTAGTATCTTCTATTTTTTAGTTTCCAGTCAGACAGTAGACATTCGTCATTTTATCGTAGGTTTAGCGAATAATGGAATAGCAACACATCTATGGTTCTTTTATGCACTAATCGCAGTATATTTATTTGCACCTATCCTGATAATATTTGTGAAACATTCAAATGAAAAAATTAATATCTATATATTGATCGTATGGTTTACCTTGTGCTCTATCGTTCCTTTTATTAATAGCATGATTCCCATTTTAAATATTAATAATTTTGGCGTATTTGGTACTTACTTAGGCTATTTTTTATTAGGCTACGTTCTATTTAACCGATCCTTTAAAAAAACTGAAAGACTTATAATTTATTTCATGGGAATCGTTGGATATTTAATGACCTTTATAGTAACCCATTTTTACTCTTTAAAAGCTGGCAGTTTTTATTCGATTTTATATGAATATTATTCACCGAATGTTTTATTCATGTCCATTGCCATCTTTGTATTCTTCAAATATGCATTTAATTTTAAAATGAAGCGTACAAAACTTCTGACGAAAATTAGTGCATTAACATTCGGTGTTTATTTAATGCATCCATTCTTTTTACAATACTTCCGTGAAAGCAGTTATCTTAATTTCTTGTACAAGGATCATTTAATAGTAACAACACCGTTTATCGCGATTCTGGTATTTTCCCTTTGCGTTATAGTGGCATTTATTATTTCTCTCATACCGGTTTTGAAGAAAGTAGTTTAA
- a CDS encoding DUF2564 family protein yields the protein MAKHSDTSWKQDHPSTLFSNSVQKADRAVKQAMSHPQEIAVEHAFNSIEHAENAFQNAVQVNEHMDTVEQNKEFLEQAKQQLNEVKEIVEEQ from the coding sequence TTGGCTAAGCACTCAGATACAAGTTGGAAACAAGACCATCCAAGTACGTTGTTTAGTAACTCTGTTCAAAAAGCAGATCGTGCAGTAAAACAAGCGATGTCCCATCCTCAGGAAATAGCGGTTGAGCATGCTTTCAACTCAATAGAACATGCAGAAAATGCATTCCAAAATGCTGTTCAAGTTAACGAGCATATGGATACTGTTGAACAAAATAAAGAGTTTTTAGAGCAAGCAAAGCAACAATTAAATGAAGTCAAAGAAATTGTAGAAGAACAGTAA
- a CDS encoding gamma-glutamyltransferase family protein, with product MDYLNHPFPSKRHTVFAKKGMVATSQPLAAQAGLEILKRGGNAIDAAIATAAALTVLEPTSNGIGGDAFALVWVKGELHGLNASGPSPELLTADKVKAQGYDIMPKLGLTPITVPGAPAAWAELSKKFGRLSLAETLKPAIAYAEEGFPLTPILGKYWSRAYNAYKKLEGSEFSHWFETFAPNGRPPEIGEIWSSKGHAETLKAIARTDARDFYEGELAQKVEEFMIEHGGFLRKSDLASYQVEWVKPISTNYRGYDVWEIPPNGQGMVALMALNIFEELEEPKWQNADTYHQQIEAMKLAFTDGQAFITEQKEMPISVERLLSKDYASIRANEIHEKAIDPKPYELPKGGTVYLATADDEGNMVSFIQSNYMGFGSGIVIPGTGISLQNRGADFSLDENHPNYLKPGKRTFHTIIPGFLTKDGDAVGPFGVMGGYMQPQGHFQVVSNTIDYLLNPQAALDLPRWQWVGGKRVHVEAEFPNYLVQALQRKGHEIEVLPDGGSFGRGQIIWRNAQTGVLAGGTESRTDGIVAAW from the coding sequence TTGGATTACTTAAATCATCCATTTCCATCGAAAAGACATACAGTTTTTGCGAAAAAGGGCATGGTCGCAACTTCACAACCCCTAGCAGCTCAAGCGGGGCTTGAAATACTTAAAAGAGGTGGCAATGCGATTGATGCTGCTATTGCTACTGCAGCAGCACTCACGGTTTTGGAACCTACTTCAAATGGAATTGGTGGGGATGCCTTTGCGCTTGTTTGGGTAAAGGGAGAGCTTCATGGACTAAATGCATCTGGCCCTTCTCCTGAACTACTAACTGCCGATAAAGTCAAAGCTCAAGGTTATGACATAATGCCAAAATTGGGGTTAACTCCAATTACTGTGCCGGGTGCTCCTGCTGCTTGGGCAGAGCTTTCTAAAAAGTTTGGTAGATTGTCTCTAGCAGAAACGTTAAAGCCAGCTATTGCTTATGCAGAGGAAGGTTTTCCTTTAACACCGATACTCGGGAAATATTGGAGCAGAGCATATAATGCCTATAAAAAGCTGGAAGGATCGGAATTTTCACATTGGTTTGAGACATTTGCACCCAATGGGCGTCCTCCTGAAATCGGTGAAATATGGAGTTCAAAGGGGCATGCTGAAACATTAAAAGCTATTGCTAGAACAGATGCCAGAGATTTTTATGAAGGTGAATTGGCTCAAAAAGTGGAGGAATTCATGATAGAGCATGGGGGGTTCCTAAGAAAAAGTGACTTAGCTTCATACCAAGTAGAATGGGTAAAACCAATTTCCACAAATTATCGAGGCTACGATGTTTGGGAAATCCCACCGAATGGTCAAGGCATGGTTGCCTTAATGGCGCTAAATATATTTGAAGAGCTAGAAGAGCCTAAATGGCAAAATGCAGATACATATCATCAGCAAATTGAGGCTATGAAACTAGCATTTACTGATGGACAGGCGTTTATCACAGAACAAAAGGAAATGCCTATCAGTGTTGAACGATTACTATCAAAAGATTACGCTTCAATCCGAGCAAATGAAATTCATGAAAAGGCAATTGATCCAAAGCCTTATGAATTGCCAAAGGGTGGCACAGTATACCTAGCTACTGCGGATGATGAGGGGAATATGGTGTCATTTATTCAAAGTAATTATATGGGATTTGGATCTGGTATTGTTATTCCTGGTACTGGCATCAGCTTACAAAATCGTGGAGCAGATTTTTCTTTGGATGAAAACCATCCGAACTATTTAAAGCCAGGGAAACGAACATTCCATACAATTATTCCAGGATTTTTAACGAAGGATGGAGATGCTGTGGGCCCATTCGGGGTGATGGGCGGCTATATGCAACCTCAAGGACACTTCCAGGTAGTCTCAAATACAATTGATTACTTGTTGAATCCACAAGCGGCACTTGATCTACCGAGATGGCAATGGGTTGGTGGAAAGAGGGTGCATGTGGAAGCGGAGTTTCCGAATTATTTAGTGCAGGCATTACAAAGAAAAGGCCATGAAATTGAAGTTCTGCCTGACGGTGGTAGCTTTGGACGAGGGCAAATAATTTGGAGAAATGCACAAACTGGCGTTTTAGCAGGAGGCACCGAATCAAGAACGGATGGAATCGTTGCAGCTTGGTAA
- the argS gene encoding arginine--tRNA ligase, producing the protein MTVKTKFAEIISIALEESYSAREIESLLETPKHSELGDLAFPCFTLAKKFKKSPALIAKEVAEKIHGDFIKEVRVENGYINVFFNQLQFAKEVMRKVITEKDQYGAKPKNGQTVVLDFSSPNIAKPFSMGHLRSTVIGNALANISEKQGYDAIRINHLGDWGTQFGKLIVAYRLWGNKAAIEQNPIEELLKIYVRFHDEAEHNEALNEQARHAFKELEEGNPGAMDLWEWFRSASLKEFEQIYHMLGVSFDSFHGEAFYNHKMQPVVDELTQNGLLKESDGAMVVQLENMPPCLITKKDGATLYATRDLAAAIYRHKVYQPAKLLYIVGNEQSLHFKQLFAVLKKMGYEFADNCEHIPFGMMLKDGKKMSTRKGKVVLLADVLKETIKAAKKNIEEKNPDLPNKETVANEVGIGAVIFNDLKNDRMNDIEFSIEKMVTFEGETGPYIQYTNARIQTLLTKGKFTLSDGNLNYLDEEAWEIIKLIESFQTVIETAFTQSSPAIIAKYSLSLARSFNKYYANTKFLTNDSLEKKRLIVAYAVSIILEESLRLLGIKAPKEM; encoded by the coding sequence ATGACGGTGAAAACAAAGTTTGCAGAGATTATTTCAATTGCATTGGAAGAGAGTTACTCAGCTCGCGAAATAGAAAGTTTATTAGAAACACCTAAGCATTCCGAGTTAGGTGATTTGGCATTTCCCTGTTTTACGTTAGCAAAGAAATTTAAGAAATCACCTGCCTTAATTGCAAAAGAAGTCGCAGAAAAAATCCATGGAGATTTTATAAAAGAAGTACGTGTGGAAAATGGATATATCAACGTCTTCTTCAATCAATTACAATTTGCAAAAGAGGTCATGAGAAAAGTAATTACTGAAAAAGATCAATATGGGGCGAAACCAAAAAATGGCCAAACAGTTGTTTTAGATTTCTCTTCACCAAATATTGCAAAGCCATTTTCAATGGGTCATCTTCGCTCAACTGTAATTGGAAACGCCTTAGCAAACATTTCCGAAAAACAAGGATATGATGCAATTCGCATTAATCATTTAGGTGACTGGGGCACTCAATTCGGAAAGTTGATTGTTGCCTATAGACTATGGGGAAATAAAGCAGCCATTGAACAAAATCCAATTGAAGAATTACTGAAAATTTATGTGAGATTCCATGATGAGGCTGAACACAATGAAGCACTAAATGAGCAGGCTCGTCACGCTTTTAAAGAACTGGAAGAAGGTAATCCAGGAGCAATGGATTTATGGGAATGGTTCCGCTCAGCTTCATTAAAGGAATTTGAACAAATCTATCATATGCTCGGAGTTTCATTTGATTCTTTCCATGGCGAAGCCTTTTATAACCACAAAATGCAGCCGGTCGTAGATGAGCTTACCCAAAATGGGTTACTTAAAGAGTCTGATGGAGCGATGGTTGTCCAGCTAGAAAATATGCCCCCTTGTTTAATTACAAAAAAAGATGGGGCCACGTTATATGCAACACGAGACTTGGCTGCTGCTATTTACCGCCACAAAGTCTATCAGCCAGCAAAACTATTGTATATAGTCGGTAATGAACAATCTCTGCATTTCAAACAATTATTTGCTGTTCTTAAGAAAATGGGCTATGAGTTTGCGGATAACTGTGAGCATATCCCTTTTGGCATGATGTTAAAAGACGGAAAGAAAATGTCTACTCGTAAAGGGAAAGTAGTCTTGCTTGCCGATGTTTTAAAAGAGACGATTAAAGCTGCTAAGAAAAATATTGAAGAGAAAAATCCCGACCTTCCAAATAAAGAAACCGTAGCAAATGAAGTCGGCATTGGCGCAGTCATTTTCAACGATTTAAAAAATGACCGCATGAACGACATCGAGTTTTCCATTGAAAAAATGGTAACCTTCGAGGGAGAAACGGGTCCTTATATTCAATACACAAATGCGCGTATTCAAACACTTTTAACTAAAGGGAAATTTACTCTATCAGACGGCAATTTAAATTACCTTGACGAAGAGGCATGGGAAATTATTAAGTTAATCGAATCCTTCCAAACGGTTATAGAGACAGCCTTTACGCAATCAAGCCCGGCAATCATTGCAAAATACAGTTTGTCTTTAGCAAGAAGTTTCAATAAATATTATGCAAATACGAAATTCTTAACAAATGATTCATTGGAAAAAAAGAGATTGATAGTTGCCTATGCTGTATCCATCATTCTAGAGGAAAGCTTACGATTATTAGGGATTAAAGCTCCAAAAGAAATGTAA
- a CDS encoding CoA pyrophosphatase, which yields MGVDKLRDQLNQKQPLFIGEDTAFRSAVLIPLVQVEEEWHVLFEVRSLKMRKQPGDISFPGGKIDPTDASPEEAAIRETHEELGIKKDSIEVIANLSPFVTSSSFVVYPFVAVLHADSLDSYNKDEVEKIFTVPLKWLLNYEPYCHLVSVEPRPSIDFPFHKIVNGAKYQWRARAIEEWFFDFEGYTIWGLTARILKYFIERLR from the coding sequence ATGGGTGTAGATAAACTGAGGGACCAATTAAATCAGAAACAACCTCTATTTATAGGAGAGGATACGGCTTTTCGTTCGGCAGTGTTGATTCCGTTAGTTCAGGTAGAGGAAGAATGGCATGTTCTTTTCGAGGTTCGCTCGCTTAAGATGAGAAAGCAACCTGGAGATATTAGTTTTCCTGGCGGTAAAATCGATCCGACAGATGCATCTCCCGAAGAAGCAGCCATAAGGGAAACTCATGAAGAATTAGGGATTAAAAAAGATTCAATTGAAGTAATTGCAAATTTAAGTCCATTTGTCACTTCTTCTTCATTTGTCGTCTATCCGTTTGTAGCTGTTCTTCATGCCGATTCACTCGATTCTTATAATAAAGACGAAGTAGAGAAAATATTTACTGTACCACTAAAATGGTTATTGAATTATGAGCCATATTGTCATTTGGTATCAGTGGAACCAAGACCTTCAATCGATTTTCCATTCCATAAAATCGTGAATGGAGCTAAGTATCAATGGAGAGCACGTGCCATCGAAGAATGGTTTTTTGATTTTGAAGGCTATACCATATGGGGACTGACAGCTCGAATTCTAAAATATTTTATCGAGCGATTGAGATGA
- a CDS encoding LURP-one-related/scramblase family protein, whose product MKQLYIKQKVFSLSGKFTVKDQQENDVYYVEGSFMQIPKTFSLMDTSRAEVALITKKVFSFLPKFFVEVNGKEAVTIKKEFSFFKPRYTIEAAGIEVRGNWWDMNFEIVQNGEVVGNVSKEWFTWGDSYKVQIIDEDMEAIIIALVVAIDCVKADQGAASSAATI is encoded by the coding sequence ATGAAACAACTTTATATAAAACAAAAGGTCTTTAGCTTAAGTGGGAAGTTTACTGTCAAGGATCAGCAGGAGAACGATGTGTATTATGTAGAGGGCAGTTTTATGCAAATTCCAAAGACTTTCTCTCTTATGGATACATCTAGAGCTGAAGTGGCGCTTATAACGAAAAAGGTGTTTAGCTTTTTGCCAAAGTTTTTTGTCGAGGTGAATGGTAAAGAAGCGGTAACCATCAAGAAGGAGTTTTCTTTTTTTAAGCCACGCTATACGATTGAGGCAGCAGGAATTGAGGTTCGGGGTAACTGGTGGGATATGAATTTTGAGATAGTACAGAATGGAGAAGTAGTCGGTAATGTGAGTAAAGAATGGTTCACGTGGGGGGATAGTTACAAGGTCCAAATAATCGATGAGGACATGGAGGCTATTATAATAGCACTCGTTGTTGCCATTGATTGTGTAAAGGCGGACCAAGGAGCAGCTTCTTCAGCAGCAACTATTTAA